One stretch of Caldinitratiruptor microaerophilus DNA includes these proteins:
- a CDS encoding CpaF family protein translates to MARVNLRDEILRRRRDQAGLPVAPDKSVTARLVERHAATVARALADPGAAQEFREAISAAVRAEALTSQERDALARELTSQVLGFGKLQSLVDDPTVTEVLVNGPGSVWVERGGRLERAPVDVSGPELLHLAQRLAAQSGRELTESRPLALLTLTGGVRVRIVRSPATRQGLVLAVRKPATPARPIGPQELVALGSLTPDMLDFFALAVRARLNILVLGETGSGKTTVIRNLLRFVPPEERLVIVEQASELVFDDVLPHTVNLEAVDRLHDPVPVYELFRAALQLRPDRFVLGELSGPQEAADLIEAMSAAFRGGITSFHGDSPEDVVRRLTLLLMRAGFQLSEDQTRRMLHETLDLLIFCRRFRQDGSRKVVRVVEVCPLGGGEPFRDLIRFRYGGLDARGRVAGEFEYLRHLSAPKRLRAWEFGHPFPDRFGGTGEEDVGR, encoded by the coding sequence GTGGCTAGGGTCAACCTGCGCGACGAGATCCTCCGCCGCCGCCGCGACCAAGCGGGCCTCCCGGTCGCACCGGACAAGTCCGTCACGGCGCGCCTCGTCGAGCGGCACGCCGCCACGGTGGCCCGCGCCCTGGCAGATCCGGGCGCCGCCCAGGAGTTCCGGGAGGCGATCTCTGCCGCTGTCCGGGCGGAGGCCCTCACCTCGCAGGAGCGGGACGCCCTGGCCCGGGAACTCACCAGCCAGGTCCTGGGCTTTGGCAAGCTGCAATCCCTCGTCGACGATCCCACCGTGACCGAGGTGCTCGTGAACGGACCGGGGTCCGTGTGGGTCGAGCGGGGCGGCCGCCTGGAGCGCGCCCCGGTGGACGTCTCCGGGCCGGAACTCCTGCACCTGGCCCAGCGCCTCGCCGCGCAGTCCGGCCGGGAACTGACCGAGAGCCGGCCCCTGGCACTGCTGACCCTGACCGGCGGCGTCCGGGTCCGCATCGTCCGGTCCCCCGCCACCCGCCAGGGGCTCGTCCTGGCCGTCCGGAAACCCGCCACACCCGCGCGTCCCATCGGACCCCAGGAGCTCGTGGCCCTGGGCTCCCTCACCCCGGACATGCTGGACTTCTTCGCCCTGGCCGTGCGTGCCCGCCTGAACATCCTCGTCCTGGGCGAGACCGGCAGCGGCAAGACCACGGTCATCCGCAACCTCCTGCGCTTCGTCCCGCCCGAGGAGCGCCTGGTGATCGTCGAGCAGGCATCCGAACTCGTCTTCGACGACGTCCTGCCCCACACCGTCAACCTGGAGGCCGTGGACCGCCTGCACGATCCCGTTCCCGTCTACGAACTCTTCCGGGCGGCGCTGCAGTTGCGGCCCGATCGGTTCGTCCTGGGCGAACTGAGCGGTCCGCAGGAGGCAGCCGACCTCATCGAGGCCATGAGTGCGGCCTTCCGGGGCGGTATCACGTCCTTTCACGGCGACTCGCCGGAGGACGTGGTTCGCCGCCTCACCCTCCTCCTCATGCGGGCAGGCTTTCAGCTCAGCGAGGACCAGACCCGGCGCATGCTCCACGAGACGCTGGATCTCCTCATCTTCTGCCGCCGCTTCCGGCAGGACGGCAGCCGCAAGGTGGTGCGGGTCGTCGAGGTGTGCCCTCTCGGCGGCGGCGAACCGTTCCGGGACCTCATCCGCTTCCGCTACGGCGGACTGGACGCGCGGGGGCGGGTGGCGGGAGAGTTCGAGTACCTCCGCCACCTGAGCGCCCCCAAGCGCCTGCGGGCGTGGGAGTTCGGCCACCCCTTCCCGGACCGGTTCGGAGGCACAGGAGAGGAGGACGTGGGCCGGTGA
- the spoIIM gene encoding stage II sporulation protein M, whose product MRRLQRLSELVAEDLEERVGPVLLALALFVAGVIFGALAVGSLGEADRRETMAAVTDLFRGLARGERPLPPLVALGAAARDYVRLILFYWGLGLSVVGSVVALGETFLRGFAAGFAAGFLGAELGWRGVAYSAAALLPQGLLTVPGLAAAAGGTVHFALLLAGGQARKSRSAFYAELSRYTRWMGLSLLLLLCAAAVEAYAAPVLMGLAGRIP is encoded by the coding sequence GTGCGACGCCTGCAGCGCCTTTCGGAGCTCGTGGCCGAGGACCTGGAGGAACGGGTCGGCCCCGTGCTCCTCGCCCTCGCGCTCTTCGTGGCCGGGGTGATCTTCGGCGCGCTCGCGGTCGGGTCCCTTGGCGAGGCCGACCGGCGGGAGACCATGGCCGCCGTCACCGATCTCTTCCGGGGCCTGGCGAGGGGCGAGCGCCCGCTGCCGCCCCTCGTGGCGCTCGGCGCGGCGGCCCGGGACTACGTCCGCCTCATCCTGTTCTACTGGGGGCTGGGGCTCTCGGTGGTGGGGAGCGTGGTCGCCCTCGGCGAGACCTTCCTCCGGGGGTTTGCGGCCGGCTTCGCCGCGGGCTTCCTGGGGGCGGAGCTGGGGTGGCGGGGCGTCGCCTACTCGGCGGCCGCGCTGCTGCCGCAGGGCCTCCTGACCGTGCCGGGCCTGGCCGCGGCCGCCGGGGGGACGGTGCACTTCGCGCTCCTCCTCGCCGGCGGGCAGGCGCGGAAGAGCCGCAGCGCGTTCTACGCCGAACTCTCCCGGTACACGCGCTGGATGGGCCTGAGCCTGCTCCTGCTCCTGTGCGCCGCTGCGGTGGAGGCCTACGCGGCGCCGGTCCTCATGGGGCTGGCCGGACGTATTCCCTGA
- a CDS encoding NUDIX hydrolase — protein sequence MPQEPNLTRLSSETMYESRVFRVHRDRVRLPGGLTVTREVVEHPGAVVMVPILDGGRVLMVRQFRYAAQETLLELPAGTLKRGEDPREAAQRELQEEVGYRAGRLTHLTSFYSAPGFCTELLHLYLAEELTPSKLDGDEDEDIEVEVLPIGTALERAIGGGLRDAKTLAGLFLAAAHLGVLR from the coding sequence ATGCCACAGGAGCCGAACCTGACCCGGCTGTCCTCCGAGACGATGTACGAGAGCCGGGTCTTTCGCGTTCACCGTGACCGGGTGCGCCTCCCGGGAGGTCTCACCGTCACCCGGGAGGTGGTCGAGCATCCCGGCGCGGTGGTCATGGTGCCGATCCTCGACGGCGGGCGGGTGCTCATGGTCCGCCAGTTCCGCTACGCCGCGCAGGAGACGCTGCTCGAGCTGCCTGCCGGAACGCTGAAGCGGGGGGAGGACCCGCGGGAGGCGGCGCAGCGGGAGCTGCAGGAGGAGGTCGGCTACCGCGCCGGCCGGCTCACGCACCTGACCAGCTTCTACTCCGCCCCCGGCTTCTGCACCGAGTTGCTGCACCTGTACCTGGCCGAGGAGCTGACGCCGTCGAAGCTGGACGGCGACGAGGACGAGGACATCGAGGTCGAGGTGCTTCCGATCGGGACGGCCCTGGAGCGGGCCATCGGGGGCGGGCTGCGGGACGCCAAGACCCTCGCGGGGCTCTTCCTCGCGGCGGCGCACCTCGGGGTGCTGCGGTGA
- a CDS encoding AAA family ATPase, whose translation MSEESEVWVATANPVTGTATDDLILHGLKIPAAVFPFQDALLAALRRQAPPAVLVLHELLPGPRDPVPFLARVRQAAPATRVVYLLAEGPRADPLIQALLDAGVYDFAIGSPGPDDLLRLIREPRSPAEVRHLYRRPAPAEAAGKPPQAPVWRGRRGLAGVLGRLRPAHALFPRSKGGAPMTSAAPRATFGVPQVDADVSPSVSTFSPRLLCAVWGPKGGVGTSTVAAGLAAAIAGTGRPVLALDLDLRAPALGVHFGLPSSGGLAPLHAEAVTAQAVRRHARPVPSVPGLCVLTAAPSDLLSLDGEEAGRLISACLDAWDVVVADCAHPLDEATTYAALRTAARTYLVVDQDRVAVEHAWEFLRLAAEAGVPRDGMRLVINRYFAGHGVPPQAIEEYLGLQARVVIPAEPLSYLRAIHEGTPVATRARGLGEDPWARLAADALGGEGAAASPRPGLLARLFRWQGAAGRG comes from the coding sequence GTGAGCGAGGAGAGCGAGGTGTGGGTTGCCACGGCCAACCCGGTGACCGGCACGGCGACGGACGACCTCATCCTTCACGGGCTGAAGATCCCGGCGGCGGTCTTCCCCTTCCAGGACGCCCTGCTCGCAGCCCTGCGGCGCCAGGCGCCGCCGGCCGTGCTCGTGCTGCACGAACTCCTTCCCGGTCCGCGTGACCCGGTCCCCTTCCTCGCCCGGGTACGGCAGGCAGCGCCGGCGACACGGGTCGTGTACCTGCTCGCCGAAGGGCCCCGCGCCGATCCCCTCATCCAGGCGCTCCTGGACGCAGGCGTGTACGACTTCGCCATCGGGTCACCCGGACCGGACGACCTGCTGCGCCTGATCCGGGAGCCACGGTCGCCTGCGGAAGTGCGCCACCTCTATCGCCGTCCTGCCCCCGCCGAGGCCGCCGGGAAGCCCCCGCAGGCACCGGTTTGGCGCGGCCGCAGGGGTCTGGCGGGGGTGCTCGGCCGGCTGCGCCCCGCGCATGCCCTGTTTCCCCGGTCGAAGGGAGGTGCACCCATGACATCCGCCGCGCCGCGAGCCACTTTCGGGGTACCCCAGGTCGACGCAGACGTCTCGCCATCCGTGTCCACGTTCTCCCCACGGCTCCTCTGCGCCGTGTGGGGGCCCAAGGGCGGCGTGGGCACGTCGACCGTGGCCGCCGGCCTGGCCGCCGCGATCGCCGGCACGGGCCGCCCCGTGCTCGCCCTCGACCTCGACCTGCGGGCCCCCGCGCTGGGCGTTCACTTCGGGCTCCCTTCATCCGGCGGCCTCGCTCCCCTGCACGCGGAGGCCGTCACCGCCCAGGCCGTCCGCCGCCACGCCCGCCCCGTCCCGTCGGTGCCGGGGCTCTGCGTCCTCACCGCGGCGCCGTCCGACCTCCTCAGCCTGGACGGAGAGGAAGCCGGCCGGCTCATCTCGGCCTGCCTGGACGCGTGGGACGTGGTGGTGGCGGACTGCGCGCACCCCCTCGACGAGGCCACCACGTACGCCGCCCTGCGCACCGCCGCGAGGACCTATCTCGTCGTGGACCAGGACCGCGTCGCCGTCGAGCACGCGTGGGAGTTCTTGCGCCTCGCCGCCGAGGCCGGCGTCCCCCGGGACGGCATGCGGCTCGTGATCAACCGGTACTTTGCGGGTCACGGCGTCCCGCCGCAGGCGATCGAGGAGTACCTGGGCCTTCAGGCCCGGGTGGTCATCCCGGCCGAGCCCCTGTCCTACCTCCGGGCCATTCACGAGGGCACGCCGGTCGCCACCCGCGCGCGGGGCCTGGGGGAGGATCCCTGGGCACGCCTCGCCGCCGACGCCCTTGGCGGGGAGGGGGCGGCGGCGAGTCCTCGCCCGGGCCTCCTGGCCCGTCTATTCCGCTGGCAGGGGGCGGCCGGGCGTGGCTAG
- a CDS encoding bifunctional enoyl-CoA hydratase/phosphate acetyltransferase, with translation MRSFAELLAAAKARGPRTLAVAAAADREVLAAVDMAHREGLCRAALVGDASRIAALAGELGVDLGPHRVVDEPDAERAAVRAVELVAMGEADFLMKGMLPTAALLRAVLDKERGLRTGQMLSHVGLLEVPGFGRLLGITDFVMNVAPDLKAKAAILRNALEVLRRIGLSEPRVAVLAAVEVVNPEMPATLDGALLSKMAERGEFGPCHVDGPLAMDLAVSEEAARHKGVGGPVAGRADLLLVPDLNAGNILYKALVYLAGARVAGVVVGARAPVVLISRADTAENKLYSIALGLIAS, from the coding sequence GTGCGTTCCTTCGCCGAACTCCTGGCTGCCGCGAAGGCTCGCGGGCCCCGCACGCTGGCGGTGGCGGCGGCGGCGGACCGGGAGGTGCTCGCCGCGGTCGACATGGCGCACCGGGAAGGCCTCTGCCGGGCGGCCCTGGTGGGGGACGCCTCCCGGATCGCAGCGCTGGCCGGCGAACTCGGCGTGGACCTCGGCCCCCACCGCGTGGTGGACGAGCCGGACGCCGAACGGGCCGCAGTCCGGGCCGTGGAACTGGTGGCCATGGGCGAGGCGGATTTCCTCATGAAGGGCATGCTGCCGACCGCCGCGCTCCTGCGGGCGGTGCTCGACAAGGAGCGGGGGCTTCGCACCGGGCAGATGCTGAGCCATGTCGGCCTCCTCGAGGTCCCCGGGTTCGGCCGGCTCCTCGGCATCACCGACTTCGTGATGAACGTGGCCCCGGACCTCAAGGCCAAGGCGGCGATCCTGCGAAACGCGCTCGAGGTCCTGCGCCGGATCGGCCTGTCCGAGCCACGGGTCGCCGTCCTCGCCGCGGTCGAGGTGGTCAACCCCGAGATGCCGGCCACCCTGGACGGGGCCCTCCTCAGCAAGATGGCCGAGCGGGGCGAGTTCGGCCCGTGCCACGTGGACGGCCCCCTGGCCATGGACCTGGCGGTGTCGGAGGAGGCCGCGCGGCACAAGGGGGTGGGCGGGCCGGTCGCAGGCCGGGCAGACCTCCTGCTGGTCCCGGACCTGAACGCCGGCAACATCCTCTACAAGGCCCTCGTGTACCTCGCCGGGGCCCGGGTGGCCGGCGTGGTGGTGGGGGCGCGGGCGCCGGTCGTCCTGATCTCCCGTGCAGACACTGCAGAGAACAAGTTGTACTCGATCGCCCTGGGTCTGATCGCGAGCTGA
- a CDS encoding Glu/Leu/Phe/Val dehydrogenase dimerization domain-containing protein, producing the protein MAIFSEVATHGHEQVVFCHDKVSGLRAIIAIHDTTLGPALGGARMWPYRSEEEALTDALRLARGMTYKAAAMGLDLGGGKAVIWGDPRRDKTEALLRAFGRFVHSLAGRYITAEDVGTTVEDMAVIRRETPFVAGQAELSGDPSPVTAFGVYRGMKAAARWVWGNENLKGRTVAVQGVGKVGYHLCRHLADEGARLVVTDVSPEAAERAVRDFGARAVPPEAIYDVPCDIYAPCALGATLNDDTIPRLKCQIVAGSANNQLQEPRHAQALQDRGILYAPDYVINGGGLVNVSEEFHPSGYSRDRAYARVATIYDKLLEIFTIARDRGITTAQAADVLAEERIATIHRLRRIHLPRGR; encoded by the coding sequence GTGGCGATCTTTTCCGAGGTGGCCACACACGGCCACGAGCAGGTCGTCTTCTGCCACGACAAGGTGTCCGGGCTCCGGGCCATCATCGCCATCCACGACACCACGCTGGGGCCCGCCCTCGGCGGAGCCCGGATGTGGCCCTACCGGTCCGAGGAGGAGGCCCTCACCGACGCGCTCCGTCTGGCCCGCGGGATGACGTACAAGGCCGCGGCGATGGGGCTGGACCTCGGCGGCGGCAAGGCGGTCATCTGGGGCGATCCCCGCCGGGACAAGACGGAGGCGCTCCTGCGCGCCTTCGGACGCTTCGTGCACAGCCTTGCCGGCCGGTACATCACGGCGGAGGACGTCGGCACCACCGTGGAGGACATGGCGGTCATCCGCCGGGAGACCCCCTTCGTCGCGGGCCAGGCGGAGCTCTCCGGCGATCCCTCGCCGGTCACCGCCTTCGGCGTGTACCGCGGGATGAAGGCCGCCGCGCGCTGGGTCTGGGGCAACGAGAACCTGAAGGGGCGGACCGTGGCGGTCCAGGGCGTGGGCAAGGTGGGGTACCACCTCTGCCGGCACCTCGCCGACGAAGGCGCACGCCTCGTCGTCACCGACGTCAGCCCGGAGGCGGCTGAGCGGGCCGTCCGGGACTTCGGGGCCCGGGCGGTCCCGCCGGAGGCCATCTACGACGTGCCCTGCGACATCTACGCGCCCTGCGCGCTCGGTGCGACCCTGAACGACGACACGATCCCCCGGCTGAAGTGCCAGATCGTGGCCGGATCGGCCAACAACCAGCTGCAGGAGCCCCGGCACGCCCAGGCCCTGCAGGACCGGGGTATCCTCTACGCGCCCGATTACGTGATCAACGGCGGCGGCCTGGTCAACGTGTCAGAGGAGTTTCATCCGTCGGGGTACAGCCGGGATCGGGCCTACGCCCGCGTCGCGACCATCTACGACAAGCTGCTCGAGATCTTCACGATCGCCCGGGACCGCGGCATCACCACGGCCCAGGCGGCGGACGTGCTGGCCGAGGAGCGGATCGCCACGATCCACCGGCTGCGGCGCATCCACCTGCCGCGGGGGCGGTGA
- a CDS encoding endonuclease Q family protein, protein MNRPLYCDLHVHLAGIKMAAARDLTVAGVLDECVRRKGIGMVGIIDAAAVPARAVLRDLVREGDLFPLPGGGLSFRDRVTLIPGAEVEVYHEGPIHLLCYFPDLAALEEFGRWQESVVRNPSLSTQRHRATGEEVVRRVAATGGFVVPAHAFTPYKSILAAAGSVEAVIPRELWAHVPGVELGLSSDTALADRVPELQHFTFVTGSDAHSRGKIAREYMALGVEAPSFAELKLALEGADGRQVLANFGLDPRLGKYHRSFCLDCDGPLTGPPPQDRCPRDPAHRLVLGVLDRIYLLAGPPAGEESGQSVGWPLPGRPSGRPRPPYVHQVPLQFVPGLGPRALDRLLAAFGSEMAVLHEATREQLAEVVGPALAGRIDDARSGRLGIAPGAGGAYGKLTYQL, encoded by the coding sequence GTGAACCGACCCCTGTACTGCGACCTGCACGTCCACCTGGCCGGGATCAAGATGGCGGCCGCCCGCGACCTCACCGTCGCCGGCGTGCTGGACGAGTGCGTGCGGCGAAAGGGCATCGGGATGGTCGGCATCATCGACGCCGCCGCCGTACCTGCCCGGGCCGTCCTGCGGGACCTGGTCCGGGAGGGCGACCTGTTCCCCCTGCCGGGGGGCGGGCTGTCCTTCCGGGACCGGGTGACCCTCATCCCCGGCGCGGAGGTCGAGGTGTACCACGAGGGTCCGATCCACCTCCTGTGCTACTTTCCGGACCTCGCCGCGCTGGAGGAGTTCGGCCGCTGGCAGGAGAGCGTGGTCCGCAACCCTTCGCTGTCGACCCAGCGCCACCGGGCGACGGGGGAGGAGGTCGTGCGGCGGGTCGCGGCGACCGGCGGGTTCGTGGTCCCGGCGCACGCGTTCACACCTTACAAGAGCATCCTGGCGGCCGCCGGGTCGGTGGAGGCGGTGATCCCCCGCGAGCTCTGGGCGCACGTGCCCGGGGTGGAACTCGGCCTCTCCTCGGACACCGCCCTCGCCGACCGGGTGCCGGAGCTGCAGCACTTCACCTTCGTGACGGGCTCGGACGCACACTCCCGGGGAAAGATCGCCCGGGAGTACATGGCGCTGGGGGTGGAGGCGCCGTCCTTCGCCGAGCTGAAGCTCGCCCTGGAGGGAGCGGACGGGCGGCAGGTGCTGGCGAACTTCGGGCTCGACCCCCGTCTCGGCAAGTACCACCGCTCGTTCTGCCTGGACTGCGACGGTCCCCTCACGGGGCCGCCGCCGCAGGACCGCTGCCCGCGCGATCCCGCGCACCGGCTCGTGCTGGGGGTGCTGGACCGCATCTACCTCCTGGCCGGCCCCCCGGCCGGCGAGGAGTCGGGGCAGTCTGTCGGGTGGCCCCTGCCGGGGCGGCCAAGCGGCCGGCCGCGGCCACCGTACGTCCACCAGGTGCCGCTCCAGTTCGTGCCCGGCCTCGGGCCGCGGGCGCTGGACCGCCTCCTGGCCGCCTTCGGCTCGGAGATGGCGGTCCTGCACGAGGCCACCCGGGAGCAGCTGGCCGAGGTGGTCGGCCCGGCGCTCGCAGGGCGGATCGACGACGCCCGCTCCGGGCGGCTTGGCATCGCGCCCGGGGCGGGCGGGGCGTATGGGAAGCTGACTTACCAGTTGTGA